The following proteins are encoded in a genomic region of Schistocerca serialis cubense isolate TAMUIC-IGC-003099 chromosome 9, iqSchSeri2.2, whole genome shotgun sequence:
- the LOC126418595 gene encoding endocuticle structural glycoprotein SgAbd-5, whose product MTRAGEGAGSTLYKPVRGPSPQSQQRQLLPTARRASSTQPQTPIMKLILILSAVVVAALAVPQSGKDATIVELTNDNDGLGQYNFAYRTSDGIARQEQGALKNAGSENEAIEVQGSYSYKGVDGKDYTVTFVANENGYQPRVQS is encoded by the exons ATGACACGCGCCGGGGAGGGGGCCGGCTCGACCCTATATAAACCTGTCCGCGGACCCAGTCCTCAATCACAGCAGCGACAACTCCTGCCTACAGCCAGACGCGCGTCCAGCACACAGCCACAAACGCCCATCATGAAGCTG ATCCTGATCCTGAGTGCTGTAGTCGTGGCGGCGCTGGCTGTCCCACAGAGCGGAAAGGACGCCACCATCGTCGAGCTGACCAACGACAACGACGGACTCGGCCAGTACAACTTCGC GTACCGCACCAGTGACGGCATCGCGCGGCAGGAGCAGGGCGCGCTGAAGAACGCCGGCTCCGAGAACGAAGCCATCGAGGTCCAGGGCAGCTACTCCTACAAGGGCGTCGACGGCAAGGACTACACCGTCACCTTCGTCGCCAACGAGAACGGCTACCAGCCACGCGTGCAGTCGTAA